A stretch of Lactuca sativa cultivar Salinas chromosome 6, Lsat_Salinas_v11, whole genome shotgun sequence DNA encodes these proteins:
- the LOC111918736 gene encoding protein LITTLE ZIPPER 1, producing the protein MCTSNTTECMSPPSYYFLNQKTKSKQAKFRMRNQVRIHRLNRVDKFIEEKIKQEMELKNLKLYMENMSILEENERLRNKATMLHQENLALLSLLENKRFNL; encoded by the exons ATGTGTACTAGCAATACCACAGAATGCATGTCACCACCTTCATACTATTTCCTCAAccaaaaaacaaaatcaaagcaaGCCAAGTTTCGTATGAGGAATCAGGTTCGAATACATAGGCTTAACag GGTTGATAAGTTTATTGAAGAAAAGATCAAGCAAGAGATGGAGTTGAAGAACTTGAAGTTGTACATGGAGAACATGAGCATTTTGGAAGAGAATGAGAGGCTGAGGAACAAAGCCACCATGCTTCATCAAGAAAATCTTGCTTTATTATCTCTTTTGGAGAACAAAAGGTTCAACCTTTGA